The Peribacillus sp. FSL E2-0218 genome contains a region encoding:
- the hutH gene encoding histidine ammonia-lyase — translation MTTTNCRHAKDIKKVVLGDGPISINEVIAVARYGAEVSFTREYCNRVDESRSLMDRFLLENRVIYGVTTGFGSNVTEMISPEDAETLQRNIIRSHAVSVGEPLEREVVRAIQLMILVNLGQGYSGVRLVVLELIASLLNHDIVPFAPGDGSVGYLSPESHMALVLIGEGKAWQDGELIPGAAALAKAGLAPVTLGPKEGLALISGTTSATAMAALAVYNGIQAAKTADITGAMSLEVLKGTIHAFDPRSHKLKKHGEQAKTARNVSRILEGSQIMDTYKEHRVQDALSLRCIPQIHGAIKRALKDAKATIENEMNSASDNPIIYPDGADGTALMGGNFDGSFVGIYADMMCIALANLAKVTERRIDRLVNHHLSELPNFLVANPGLNNGYMVPQYTAAGLLNEIRVLTQPATIDNVPTCANQEDVISFSYFASRKAYQISKKLEYILAIELMTATQAMDFHHPLKPAPITEKVYRLIRRKVPMVKEDRFFHPDIEVIKGEIHEGELTQLVELEMGEIEF, via the coding sequence GTGACAACGACAAATTGCAGACACGCAAAGGATATAAAAAAAGTCGTATTGGGTGATGGTCCCATCTCCATCAATGAGGTAATTGCTGTTGCAAGATATGGGGCAGAGGTCTCCTTTACAAGAGAGTATTGTAATAGGGTCGATGAATCAAGAAGTTTAATGGATAGGTTCCTGTTGGAAAATAGGGTTATTTATGGTGTGACAACAGGGTTTGGCAGCAATGTGACAGAGATGATTTCCCCGGAAGATGCAGAAACGCTTCAACGGAACATCATTCGTTCTCATGCGGTCTCCGTAGGGGAGCCTTTAGAAAGAGAAGTAGTGAGGGCCATTCAATTGATGATCCTGGTAAATTTGGGTCAAGGTTATTCTGGGGTCAGGTTAGTGGTTTTGGAGCTGATTGCTTCGCTGCTGAATCACGATATTGTCCCATTTGCCCCGGGTGATGGTTCAGTGGGATACCTTTCACCTGAATCTCACATGGCCCTAGTGCTGATCGGAGAGGGGAAGGCATGGCAAGACGGCGAGCTCATCCCTGGAGCGGCAGCTTTGGCAAAAGCCGGATTGGCACCTGTCACATTAGGTCCTAAAGAAGGATTGGCCCTTATAAGTGGAACGACTTCCGCCACGGCGATGGCAGCCTTAGCGGTATACAATGGCATCCAGGCTGCGAAAACGGCGGATATTACGGGAGCTATGTCCTTGGAGGTGCTTAAGGGTACCATTCATGCTTTTGACCCTCGCTCCCACAAATTAAAAAAGCATGGAGAACAGGCAAAGACAGCCAGAAATGTGTCAAGGATCCTCGAAGGAAGTCAAATCATGGACACATATAAGGAACATCGAGTACAAGATGCGCTTAGTTTACGATGCATTCCACAAATTCACGGTGCCATAAAAAGAGCGTTGAAGGACGCGAAGGCCACTATTGAAAATGAAATGAACTCTGCAAGTGATAATCCTATCATTTATCCGGATGGTGCTGACGGGACGGCGCTTATGGGGGGGAACTTTGATGGATCATTCGTAGGGATTTATGCAGATATGATGTGCATCGCCCTGGCGAATCTGGCAAAGGTCACCGAAAGAAGGATCGATCGCCTAGTAAACCATCACCTTAGTGAGCTGCCGAATTTTTTGGTGGCAAACCCGGGTTTAAATAACGGCTACATGGTCCCGCAATATACTGCAGCAGGATTATTGAATGAAATCAGAGTACTTACACAACCTGCAACAATCGATAATGTGCCGACATGTGCAAATCAGGAAGACGTGATAAGTTTTTCCTATTTTGCTTCGAGGAAAGCCTATCAGATTTCAAAGAAGCTGGAATATATTTTAGCGATTGAACTTATGACGGCAACGCAAGCTATGGATTTTCATCACCCATTGAAACCTGCCCCTATCACGGAGAAGGTGTACCGTTTAATACGCAGGAAAGTACCGATGGTAAAAGAAGATCGTTTCTTTCATCCTGACATAGAAGTGATTAAAGGGGAAATTCATGAAGGAGAACTAACCCAACTTGTCGAATTGGAAATGGGTGAAATCGAGTTTTAA
- the solA gene encoding N-methyl-L-tryptophan oxidase has translation MHYDVIVIGAGSMGMSAGYYLSKSGKKVVLLDSFVPPHNKGSHHGETRIIRHAYGEGEEYVSLVLKAQDLWEHLEQLTERQLFLRTGVLNAGSQQSPFIKQVIASSNKFGLPLEKLDANQVHKRWAGITLPEDYIGCFEPASGVLKSEECIRAYQQLAESHGADIKVNSPVRNLTVQGDGVTVKTDDQSYHAEALVVAAGAWSPKLLDMLGLNVPLTPIRKTFAWFDADEKLYGHNGFPAFTFDTPEGTYYGFPSISGAGLKLGRHDGGNRMNPEETMARFGEFAEDAGDLERFLNRFMPFGQTLRHGKNCIYTMTPDEDFIVDLHPHHPHIAIAAGFSGHGFKFSSVIGESLSDLILSGKTENDISPFSLNRFQ, from the coding sequence ATGCATTATGATGTAATTGTAATTGGAGCCGGATCGATGGGTATGTCGGCAGGTTATTACCTATCCAAGTCCGGAAAGAAGGTAGTATTATTGGACTCTTTCGTCCCGCCTCACAATAAAGGAAGTCATCATGGAGAAACAAGGATCATTAGACATGCGTATGGGGAAGGGGAAGAGTATGTATCACTGGTCCTGAAAGCGCAAGACCTATGGGAACACTTAGAGCAGCTTACGGAAAGACAACTATTTCTTCGGACGGGCGTTCTGAATGCCGGCAGTCAGCAATCCCCCTTCATCAAGCAAGTGATCGCAAGTTCGAATAAATTTGGTTTGCCTTTGGAAAAACTCGATGCTAATCAGGTTCATAAAAGATGGGCAGGCATCACCCTTCCAGAAGATTATATAGGTTGCTTTGAACCTGCTTCAGGAGTGCTAAAAAGTGAAGAGTGCATTCGGGCTTACCAGCAGCTTGCCGAATCACACGGTGCCGACATCAAAGTGAACAGCCCGGTAAGGAACCTGACTGTCCAAGGTGACGGGGTCACGGTGAAAACCGATGACCAAAGCTATCATGCCGAAGCATTGGTCGTTGCAGCAGGAGCTTGGTCACCGAAGTTATTGGATATGTTAGGGTTGAATGTGCCACTGACACCTATCCGGAAAACCTTCGCCTGGTTCGACGCAGATGAAAAATTATATGGTCACAATGGCTTTCCTGCATTCACGTTCGATACACCTGAAGGTACATACTATGGCTTTCCAAGTATAAGTGGAGCTGGTTTGAAACTTGGGAGACATGACGGGGGAAACCGGATGAATCCCGAAGAAACGATGGCCCGATTTGGTGAATTTGCGGAGGATGCCGGGGATTTGGAACGTTTCTTGAACCGATTCATGCCTTTCGGTCAAACGTTGAGACATGGAAAAAACTGCATCTATACGATGACGCCGGATGAGGACTTTATCGTTGATCTACATCCTCATCATCCCCACATTGCCATTGCAGCGGGTTTCTCGGGACATGGATTTAAGTTCAGCAGTGTAATTGGTGAGAGTTTAAGTGACCTTATTCTTTCGGGAAAGACGGAGAATGATATTTCCCCATTTTCGCTAAACAGATTCCAATAG
- a CDS encoding 5-oxoprolinase subunit PxpA has product MNAVDLNCDLGESYGAYRMGNDKEILDYVTSANVACGFHAGDPTVMRKTVQLALEKGVRIGAHPGLPDLMGFGRRNMNIAPEEAYDIVVYQIGALNGFLQSEGGSMQHVKPHGALYNMAAQNEALAMAIAEAIYKVNPELILFGLSGSELIRAGEAVGLRTASEVFADRTYQQDGSLTSRMEKYALLENDEDAAAQVIRMVKEGKVLSQQGSDVALRADTICIHGDGAHALAFARHVKNSLELSEITVKSFS; this is encoded by the coding sequence ATGAATGCCGTTGATTTGAATTGTGATTTAGGAGAGAGTTATGGCGCCTACCGGATGGGGAATGACAAGGAAATTTTAGATTATGTCACATCGGCCAATGTCGCTTGTGGTTTTCACGCTGGTGATCCGACCGTCATGCGAAAAACGGTTCAACTTGCCTTGGAAAAAGGTGTCAGGATCGGGGCTCATCCTGGTTTACCGGATTTAATGGGGTTTGGCAGACGCAATATGAATATTGCGCCCGAGGAGGCTTATGACATTGTCGTCTATCAAATTGGCGCATTGAATGGTTTCTTGCAGTCCGAGGGAGGAAGCATGCAGCATGTGAAACCGCATGGCGCTTTGTACAATATGGCCGCCCAAAACGAAGCATTAGCGATGGCGATTGCCGAGGCTATATATAAAGTGAACCCTGAGCTTATTCTCTTTGGTTTGTCGGGAAGTGAATTGATTCGCGCTGGTGAGGCAGTCGGCTTGCGAACGGCCAGTGAAGTATTTGCCGATCGCACCTATCAACAAGATGGTTCATTGACTTCACGAATGGAGAAATATGCTTTATTGGAAAATGATGAGGATGCTGCTGCGCAGGTGATTCGGATGGTAAAGGAAGGGAAGGTTTTGTCCCAACAAGGATCCGATGTGGCTTTGAGGGCAGATACGATTTGCATCCATGGGGACGGTGCACATGCATTGGCCTTTGCCCGACATGTGAAAAATTCTTTGGAATTATCCGAAATAACAGTCAAGTCATTTTCATAA